The Acidobacteriota bacterium nucleotide sequence TACCAGGTGGATTTCTGCTGTTGCCCGAACGGCAGCTTCTCCGCTCGGGGCACGGTCAGGAGTGATGACGGATCTACGGGGACCGTCACACCGGGGGGAACGGCCCTGTTCAACCTGCCCGCCGGCAATTTCCAGGCCTCCGCCGGCCCCGCCGCCCCCTTCAATGCCACCGGCACCTGCGAAGGCTCCGGAACCGTCACCGTGCAGGTCACCAACGGATTCGCCGGTCCTTCGGGACTCTCCATGGCCGGCACGCTGACGCTGATCAACGGCTACGCCGGAGCCTGCAGGACGCCCTGAAGCCTGGCGGAGAGCCGCCTTTTCAACCCTTGGGGGAGGCCGGCTAGAAGCCGGCGCTCCCAGGGCCCCGCCCTCGAGGCTGGGGCTGGCGTAGAGCAGCAGCGCCCCCACCCTCGATGCTGGAGCGTCTCCCCGGTGCTCCCACCCTCCAGCGTGGGAGCCAGACACGGTTGGGGTATGCACGCCTGGGAGCGCCGGCTTCTAGCCGGCTTCTCCGGCCCATCTCCTGGCCGCTGGCTGTAAACTAGAGAATGGCTTTCCCGACCGCGATCGGTTTCACAGGTCTTTTCTCTCTAGCCCGTCCTCGCAGGAGCTGCCCCATGCGCCATCGCCGAGCCCTTTCCCTCGCCCTCCTGACCCTCTGCTGGTGCCTGCTGCTGCCGGTCACCGCCAATGCGGCCGAGAACTTGGCGGATGAGGCGTTGCCGCACGAGACGTTGGTAAGCATCCCCGACGCGGGGCCGTGGGTGGTGGGGATCTGGCTCGACGACGCCGACGCCGTGGGCGCGTTGGAGCAGCGCCTGGACGTGTGGAGAGCGGCGCCGAAGGGCGACGGGGGGAAGATGCTCGTGCTGACGGCGGTGAGCGGGGAGGAGCTTGCGGACTTGCGGGCGGAGGGCCTGCGAGGAGAGGGCCTGGAGGTCCACATCGACCGGCGGCGGACCCTCGAGCTCCACACCCCGCGGCCCCAAACGGAAGGCGGCGGCATCCCTGGGTACCCGTGCTACCGCACCGTCGAGGAGACCTTCGCCACCGCCCAGGGGCTGGTGGCGAGCCGGCCGGACCTGGCCTCGTGGGTGGACATTGGCGACTCTTGGGACAAGATCCACGGCGCTCCCGGTGCCGGCTACGATCTGCGAGTCCTGGTGCTCACCAACAGCGCCGTGGCAGGGCCCAAGCCCAAACTGCTGGTCCTCGGCGCCATCCATGCTCGGGAGTACACCACCGCCGAGCTCGTCACCCGCTTCGCCGAGATGCTGGTGGCAGGCCACGGTGTCGATCCGGAGATCACCTGGCTCTTGGACCACCACGAGGCGCACCTGGTGTTGCAAGCCAACCCCGACGGCCGCAAGAAGGCGGAGACGGGGCTTTCCTGGCGCAAGAACGTCAACGACAACGCCTGTGCCACCAGCGACTACGGTGTCGACCTGAACCGCAACTTCCTCTTCCAATGGGGTTGCTGCGGCGGCTCCAGCAGCAGCGGCTGCACCCAGACTTACCGTGGCCTCAGCCCCGGCTCGGAGCCCGAGACCCAGGCGATTCAGGCCTATATGCGCTCCATCTTCCCGGACCAGCGCCCCAACGACCTGAGCATCCCGGCGCCGGCGGACGCTACCGGCGTAATGCTCGACCTGCACAGCTTCGGTGGGGACGTGTTGTGGTCCTGGGGCTTCACCGGCACCCAACCACCCAACGGTGACGCCCTCTACACCCTGGGCCGGAAATTCGCCTTCTTCAACGGCTACCGCCCCCAGCACGGCAGCCTAGGCACCGTCGACGGGGCCACCAAGGACTTCGCCTACGGCGATCTCGGGGTGCCGGGGTACACCGTCGAGCTGGGGAGCGATTTCTTCCAGAACTGCAACGTCTTCGACCAGACCATCCTGCCGGACAATTTGCAGAGCCTGCTTTACACCCTCAAGGTGGTGCGCACGCCCTACCTGACTCCTGCCGGCCCGGAGATGCTGGTCGCCACCGGCACCAGCCTCACCGCCGCGCCCGGCGACCTGGTGGATATCACCGCCGACGCCGACGACACCCGCTACAGCAGCGCCAACGGCACCGAACCGGTGCAGAATGTCGCCGCCGCCGAGCTCTACGTCGACACGCCGCCCTGGAGCACCAGCCCCGTCCCCTCGCCGCAGGCCATGACTGCCGACGACGGCGCCTTCGACGAGCCGGCGGAGCTGGTCACCGCCACCCTCGACACCACCGGACTGCCCCTGGGCCGCCACCTGGTGTATCTACGCGGCCAGGACGCCGGCGGCAACTGGGGCGCCGCCAGCGGGCTCTTCCTCTACGTCCTCGACCCGATTACCGCTCCCCGCCTCTCCGGCGTCGTACGGGACGCCCGCAGCGACCTCCCCCTGGCCGCCAAGGTGCGCGCCGGGGACTTCCAGACCGCCACCGATCCGGTCACCGGCGCCTACACCATGTTGCTGCCGGAAGGCACCTACGACGTCGTGGCCAGCGCTCCGGACCACGCCGACATCACCGTCGCCGGGGTGGTGGCGATCAGCTCCCAGACCACCACCGTGAACTTCGACCTACCGGCCTTCGAGGCGGTGCTGGAGGAAGACGGAGAGACCGGCGGCCTGGGATGGAGCACCCAGGCTCCTTGGGCGCTGACCACGGAAGCGGCCCACAGCCCGACCCACTCCTGGACCGACAGCCCCGGTGGCGACTACGGTGACAATGCGGAGGTCAGCCTCACCTCGCCGGTGCTGGACCTCACCGGCTACACCGGCACCAGCCTCTCGTGGTGGCAGATCTACGACCTGGAGAGCGGCTACGACTTCGGCTACGTGGAAGTCTCCACCAACGGCGGCACCAGCTGGACGACGGTGGAAACGGTGAACGGCCTCGACACCACCTGGCACCAGCTCACCGTGCCTCTGCCGCAGCTCGACGACCAGGCCAACGCGCGCATCCGCTTCCGCCTCAGCTCCGACTTCTCCATCAACGAAGACGGCTGGCACGTGGACGACATCCTGCTGCGCTCGGCCCCTGCCGCGCCCGATCTGACGGGCATCTTCACCGACGGCTTCGAGGCCGGCGACTTCGGCGCCTGGTCCAGCCGCGTCCCCTGATTCCCGGAGTTTGCCGGGCAAGCCCGAAGAGGCAGCCGGGGGACCCCAGGCCTTGAAACAACAAATTTTCGTAGTAACATCCTAAGGCGTTTTTTCTTGCTGAGCTGCGGATATCAACCC carries:
- a CDS encoding M14 family zinc carboxypeptidase — protein: MRHRRALSLALLTLCWCLLLPVTANAAENLADEALPHETLVSIPDAGPWVVGIWLDDADAVGALEQRLDVWRAAPKGDGGKMLVLTAVSGEELADLRAEGLRGEGLEVHIDRRRTLELHTPRPQTEGGGIPGYPCYRTVEETFATAQGLVASRPDLASWVDIGDSWDKIHGAPGAGYDLRVLVLTNSAVAGPKPKLLVLGAIHAREYTTAELVTRFAEMLVAGHGVDPEITWLLDHHEAHLVLQANPDGRKKAETGLSWRKNVNDNACATSDYGVDLNRNFLFQWGCCGGSSSSGCTQTYRGLSPGSEPETQAIQAYMRSIFPDQRPNDLSIPAPADATGVMLDLHSFGGDVLWSWGFTGTQPPNGDALYTLGRKFAFFNGYRPQHGSLGTVDGATKDFAYGDLGVPGYTVELGSDFFQNCNVFDQTILPDNLQSLLYTLKVVRTPYLTPAGPEMLVATGTSLTAAPGDLVDITADADDTRYSSANGTEPVQNVAAAELYVDTPPWSTSPVPSPQAMTADDGAFDEPAELVTATLDTTGLPLGRHLVYLRGQDAGGNWGAASGLFLYVLDPITAPRLSGVVRDARSDLPLAAKVRAGDFQTATDPVTGAYTMLLPEGTYDVVASAPDHADITVAGVVAISSQTTTVNFDLPAFEAVLEEDGETGGLGWSTQAPWALTTEAAHSPTHSWTDSPGGDYGDNAEVSLTSPVLDLTGYTGTSLSWWQIYDLESGYDFGYVEVSTNGGTSWTTVETVNGLDTTWHQLTVPLPQLDDQANARIRFRLSSDFSINEDGWHVDDILLRSAPAAPDLTGIFTDGFEAGDFGAWSSRVP